Proteins from a genomic interval of Osmia bicornis bicornis chromosome 11, iOsmBic2.1, whole genome shotgun sequence:
- the LOC114872410 gene encoding transmembrane protein 53 has protein sequence MSDQEDLDYYIMFPSSPSFPKTPTVTTGSQDQGEEYVFVYQEERPVVVLLGWAGCKDRYLAKYSAMYEEKGCITLRYTAPVECLFWRRDKMPYIGKRLIQVITDKSLDQYPIFFHVFSNGGAFLYQHVSLAMQQANTPLKVKGVIFDSAPGERRLTALFKAISAIIGGHPVLNIPMSFFITIFLSVLWFFEVIAHAFGLGYPVQTNPIALAEEAYSWPQLFLYSNTDTLIPASDVEKFASRRAERGVRVQLVLFTNSPHVKHYATYPDVYVNTVCSFMHECLGSPNLGNLDSPQDHGEDSSQSYDALPGLTKRVVLPHKAAPQVN, from the exons ATGAGCGATCAAGAGGATCTCGACTACTACATCATGTTCCCGTCGTCTCCGTCGTTCCCGAAAACTCCCACGGTGACCACTGGGAGCCAGGATCAGGGAGAGGAATACGTGTTCGTGTACCAGGAGGAGCGGCCAGTTGTTGTGCTGCTAGGATGGGCCGGCTGCAAGGACAGATACTTGGCCAAGTACAGCGCGATGTACGAGGAGAAAGG CTGTATCACGCTACGGTACACGGCGCCGGTAGAATGTCTATTCTGGCGAAGGGACAAGATGCCTTACATCGGCAAACGATTGATCCAGGTGATCACAGACAAAAGTTTAGATCAGTACCCGATATTCTTTCACGTCTTCAGCAACGGTGGCGCGTTTCTCTACCAGCACGTAAGCCTTGCGATGCAACAAGCTAACACGCCGTTGAAG GTGAAAGGTGTGATATTCGACAGTGCACCAGGTGAAAGAAGATTGACTGCTCTCTTCAAAGCAATCAGCGCGATTATCGGAGGACATCCAGTTTTAAATATACCCATGTCATTCTTCATTACGATCTTCCTTTCTGTACTTTGGTTCTTCGAG GTGATCGCGCACGCTTTTGGACTCGGTTATCCAGTGCAAACGAATCCGATCGCTCTTGCAGAGGAAGCCTATTCTTGGCCCCAATTGTTTCTTTACTCAAACACCGACACTTTAATACCAGCATCG GATGTTGAAAAGTTCGCCAGCCGACGCGCAGAACGTGGCGTTCGAGTGCAATTGGTGCTCTTCACAAATTCTCCGCACGTTAAGCATTATGCTACTTATCCAGACGTCTACGTGAACACCGTCTGTAGTTTCATGCATGAATGTTTGGGCTCGCCGAACTTAGGAAACCTGGACTCGCCTCAAGATCACGGCGAAGATAGCTCTCAAAGTTACGATGCTCTGCCGGGTCTCACCAAGAGAGTTGTACTACCTCACAAGGCCGCTCCGCAAGTAAATTAG